TTCATTGTTGGATATAGAGATTTCCCTTTTGGTTCTATTTATTCTCACTCCTTTTCTTAAAATTGTATTATCATTATTAAGGTGGCACCGGATTCACTCCAAGAGATGTGACCCCTGAAGCAACTAAAGAGGTGATTGAAAAAGAAACACCCGGTCTTTTGTATGTCATGATGCAAGAGAGTTTAAAGGTAATAAACTGAATTATGCCGTGAATTAACTTAAGAACTCTTTTTTATCTGTTTCTTCCTGGGCCTAGCTTAGCTTAAAAGTGATGTTATCAATTCAGTCAAGCTAAACCTGCTCATATAGCTATCAGCAAACATCCATGAGATTATGTGATAGATCTTGCTGAAAGATTGAAATTGCCATACCCATTTCAGACCAGAAAATGCATACACCTCGAACCAAGCCAATCTAAATCtaattaaacaaaataagaaaatttcaaacATTCGTGGTAAGAGATGAAGGCTAAGTGGAATAAGAACTTCCCTGGTATGTGTCTAAGCCAGCGCAACCAAGCTTTGCATGCACAAGCAGATATGCCAGGCCTGCACTTCCCTTGTATGACTGTTTTCTGCACAATTGATTTTCAATTCCATGTGTGATTTGTTGTTTGTTAAGCATCCTAATGAGTTGGCTCCAGTTTATGTCTTAGAGGCTCCATGAAAGGCATAATATGCAAAGACATGTTTATTTTTTCTATGTGACATGTAATGACACACTGCAGATTGTCCTTGCAATTATCTGCTTCTTGTCAAATCTTCGGTGTCCAGGGAATGTTTGAAGAGATTAACCATAAAAATCCATTATGTGTGCTGAGATGCAGTTTCTTTTTCCCAACTTACGCAGAAAATGGTCGTTTTAATATCATATTGAAGAAGCACATAATTGCATATATCTAAGATTGTTTTCCCTTCATACATACGTTAGATATGATGTCATGCCACATTTTGTGTATTCTTAAGATAATATCACCTATGAACTGACCTCTTTTATCGGTAATGGAAATAGGTAACACCATTTGCTATGCTCTCACGCTCAGCAGCAGGCATAAGAGGGTCAACATTGGTAAGATTGAGATGTTATTTATACTTTTGGTTGATTATATATGAGTTAATTCACTTATGATGTGGTTAGTTCTCTACTGGAATTTTGCTCTTCTATTGTGGTGTGCTTAGGGATTAATCAAAAATCAAACCATATCATGTGAAACTAGGAATTGCTGTTCATACTGTTCTTTTATAGAACATGTTTCTTATGCTATCAGTATATCAAGATCATGAACATGTGCTTTTAAAAGTACATGTTTCTAATTCTAATCATGTATCCAGATCATCAACATGCCCGGGAATCCAAATGCCGTCGCAGAATGCATGGAGGCATTGTTGCCTGCCCTTAAGCATGCACTAAAGCAGGTAAAGGGTGACAAAAGAGAGAAACATCCCCGGCACATCCCTCATGAACATGCTACACCAGTGGATACTTGGGAGCGCAGCCATAAGTTGGCCTCTGCTGGTAGTGTCAAACCCAGTTGTCCTTGTTCCCATTAATATGCTCTTTTTGTTTAGAGGATAAGAAAGCAAGATACAATCTTTAGCGATCTTTGAGAGCCATAACTTTTTTGTTATTATCTGACATCAAATGTGAATAAAGATGACAAAACTTGAGAATTTGAACAAACATTGGGATCGTGCAGATGATGGTCAATTCATTATCAATAATTGGATAGAAATGAGAAAGAAATTATAGGTTTTACCAGTAAGGAAATCTATGAATTAAAACAAAGTTTATAGATGATAATGCAGAATTTGTGTTCTAACGGGCATCAGTGGTATAGTGTCATATAcctgaattatttgattaaaaattttagaaaatcactcATCTACTCATCTTCAGCTCTTGTTTGCAACACTGGTGCAAGAGTGCTGAATGAATGGGTTGAGCTTTTGGCACGAGATGGTTGATAGCTTGAAACTGAATATCTCGCGTCTCACTGTTATTGATGTCAGACCTTCATATTCAACCACATGTACATCAACTTGTTTCCATCAAGACGTATTATAAGACAAAGGCGGTGAGAAATACTGTAAATTCTTCTCTTGTAAATGAAAGCTCAAATTgctaatatttcttattttacctCATCGTTGTTGGACTATGGACATCGGGCAGACTTGATGGGGAGCTTGAGGGTGTTAAACTTCCATTCCTGGTTGAGGTAATTGGGACAACTgcaatatattaacataaaaaataaagtcAAATAATAAGTTTTGTAATTTTAGATACGTCATATTCTTACTCAGACTGAATAAGATGAAGTTAGGCCGACAAGGATATCCAAAAATTGAATATGAGTGTTGGACAAAGCTGTATTTGACACTTAAACCCAAGTTTTGGGTAAACATAGGACGATCTAGCATTTGGCGAAAGAAATCTACACCCTTGACTAATTAGTAGTACTCGATCTCAATATGGTACTTGTTCCCTGGAAGATTTCAGCATTCTAAAAGAGTTTTGCAGAGTAGCATTAACTTAAAAGATATACCATTTTCACATAATGCACAATATGGCAAACAACAAATGGAATTAACCATCAATGGAAAAGAAATCATAAAACATTTTATCAAAAGTAATCTACTAAACTGCTCGGAACAGTGACCTTTTCCTTGCTTTTTGTTCTTCGTGACCAATGTAAACCAAGGTATTTTACCGATCATTCCATTTATCGACGAAATCCCATCACAAAACGTTGGATACCAGCAAAATCAGATACTATGTTCATATCACGAAAGCTGCCTGGCTTCTCATTCTCAATGTATTCCACAAGAAACTTGCACTGCTTTTCTCCATTTGTCTGTTACAAGAGAATCACAAAGAACTCAAGTCAGTTACAACCTGGTCCTGCAAGAACAAAACTTATTAAAGCACAACTAAAACAAAGACTCATAAGAAGACACGGTTACTTTGAATGGCCAAGATTCGATTGTATGTTATAAGATAAGCAAATGAACGAATTATTAATCTGTCTTTGTTACAATATGTCTTACTGGATCAAGTTAGAAAATGTCCTAAGAAATCTGGAGCAGAAACATGGTTAATGTGGTAAAAGGTAGCGGCCAGATCTATCCAGACATAAGATTTCAATTAAAATTCCTTATCCTTATTCATGAATATACATAACATGAGATAAGAATCATATTAATAAAATGTATTTCTCTACCAATCCCTTATCAACGACAATTTTACAGAAACCAAATTTTCA
Above is a genomic segment from Gossypium hirsutum isolate 1008001.06 unplaced genomic scaffold, Gossypium_hirsutum_v2.1 scaffold_1028, whole genome shotgun sequence containing:
- the LOC121227576 gene encoding molybdopterin biosynthesis protein CNX1-like — encoded protein: MMQESLKVTPFAMLSRSAAGIRGSTLIINMPGNPNAVAECMEALLPALKHALKQVKGDKREKHPRHIPHEHATPVDTWERSHKLASAGSVKPSCPCSH